From the Candidatus Methylacidiphilales bacterium genome, the window GACAGAACCAAAATTAGTCAGAGTTGGTCTGATTACATTACTGGCAGTAATTTTACTACTAACCATCGGAATTTCTTGTGACTTACACTTTAGTCCATATGTCGAATAAAAAATCCGAACAATCGCGTCCAGCCAACCCCACTCCGCCCGGCACTTCGGCTGCGGAGCAGCCTCGGGTGCCCGGCTCCGGGGGTGGCTGACGCGGGGACGTTCGGAATACAAATATGTCTGATGTCACCTCATTATGCGGGCCAGTAGAGAAATTCGGAGAAGTTTTGATGCTGCGTATTCCACTTGATGCGGGCGGAGACAAGCTTGCAGATTGCTCCAAAGGAATCAGCGAGATTCAGGATGGCTTTCTTTGTATCGAGATCAAGGATTGGCTAGCCCAGAAACTGAGCATTATTGAGGGAAGTTTTGTTACTGTTGATAATGCGGATGGAAAATTCAACATCCGGCTAGAAACCGAAGAATGAAAAAAACCGAACCAGACCGTTGAGCCAACGCGCGAGACGCGCGTGGCACACGGTTGACGTTCGGTGAAAAAATATGCCTCGGCCCGTTCCTCAAAAAATTCTGAAATGCATGCTTCGCCTCATGAGCGCGATCGCTGACATGGAGGAAAGTCGACAGGCATATCAAAGTTTCAAGCAGTCCCCTTCTCTTTTGCAACACTATTTCTTTGAATCCATGGTGATTGCGTATTATAGACCTTTTACGCAGAACCACGGGGTTGGCTGTATCTTGGCTAACTTTCCCAACTACCCGGACTATTCAGATCCTGAAATGAATGCGAGACACCTACGTATGCAGGATCTCCGCAACAAATTTGTGGCTCACAGCAGTATCGAAGGAACCCGAGTATTTATCGTTCCCCCTGGAGTATTACACCCTGTGAAACAGTCAACGTCATCCAATTTTGACTATGCCGTTATGCGACGCTATTTTCCTCGTCCTGATTTAGCAGATTGGTTATTTGAGGTTTGTGGCGCGTTCAGACTCCGTTTAGAAGCCGAGCTGACTGCACTTCTAGATAGATATGGCCCAAGGATTGCGTCCTACTCTCAGGTCACAGAATTATTGGCTCCAGAAAGTCCATTTGAGTGGTCAAAAAATGAAGAGGCCGAACCATGTCATTGACCCAACGCGCTTCGCGCGTTGGTCATGACGGACGTTGGATAAAAGATTTTCTTTAGATTCGTTCACAATGTGTTACCAAGGTTTCCTATGCTTACAGACTTAGAAAAATTTCTTCTTAGAAATAATCGCGATCTATTTGAAGTGGCTGGCTCATTGATGTGGGATACAGCCTGTCTATATGAGTTCATTTCAACTCTTCCCCAGTTGCCCCCAAATGTTCAGAGGGAATACAAAAAGATTTCTGAAGAACGAAAGGCACATTCACAACTTTGGAAAGCTCGCGTCCAACCAATTGAACAGATTCTAGACAGCTAACGACCCGGCTGAACTGATCTTCGGAAAAAAACGAAGCAAAAATCCAACAATCGCATGCAGCCAACCCGCGCAACGCGGGCGGCTGATGCGGGGACGTTCGATAAAGTTATGATTGACCTAATCTTTGATGTCTACCAGCAAGGCCGAATAAATGCGGCAGACTCCCAAGCTAGAAAAGCATCGGAAAAATTTCCGATTTCCGGAGCGAATTGCAGCAGATTACCTTTCGTCTAGACCGATTGACATTGGCCAGCCAAGCCATGTGGGAGCTTATTCGGGAGCAGACACAATTAACCGACGCAGATATCAGGAAAAGAGTGGAACAGATCGACATGAGAGATGGCATAAAAGATGGGAAAATATCGGCCGTGGTCCTCACTTGTCCAACATGTGGCAAACCTATTAGCTCTAAACGCCCTGTCTGTATTTACTGCGGGGAGCGAAATGGAAAACATCGGGTGTTTGATATCACATAAAAGAATCGAACAATCGCATCCAGCCAACGCGCTGACGCGCGCGGCTGATGCGTGACGTTGATATGGCTGCATTTGTCAAGGGTCAACACACTTCCAGCTTTCCGTTTTTTTTTCGGTTTCATGTTGGTTTACGAGGGAGAACAGAAGCGAGCAGACCGCGTGGTTTACGATGGTGGATGCTGCTGATATTCGCGGGTTGGTGCCGCCGTTATGATGTCATCGTGGCCATTCCAAACACACGATAAAAATCGAAATCTTTGTCGCTGGCGTGTGGAAACACGCAGCTGAACCCAAAATGCTCCGGCTATTTCAGTTGTCTTTTTCAAGTGTCCAGTGAAGGTCCTTTGAAGGGACGGGCACCCACCTCACCATCGGCGAAGCGCACCCGGAGTGTCTCCAGGGCTCGGGCCCGCTTGGCCTCACGCACGATCGCCCCTTTTTCATCCAGGACCATGGTATAACCTCGCCGCAGGGTGGCCTCCGGTGAAAGCAGGCGCAATTGGTGCTCACGTGAGGCAAGAACCTCCCGCCAGCGCGCAATTTTCTGCAGCGGATCGAGGACCTGCCAGGTTTGCCGCAAGCCGGCCAGCCGGCCGCTCCGCTGCCGGTGCTGGGTCAGGAGCGCCGTGCGCAGCCGGTCGCGGTGTTCGTCCATCCGCTGCGACCACTGGTGGACCAGGCGGACGGGTTCGCGGAAGACGTAATGGTTGCGGAAGGCGTCCAAGCGTGTGTGTTCATCGTCCAGGCGTTGCTGCAGGGCGCGGTCCATCCCTTCCCGCAGGTCGGCCAGGTCGTCGAACCAGTCGGCATCGGCTCGGGACAGCAATTCCGCGGCGGCCGAGGGTGTGGGGGCCCGTAGATCGGCGACGAAGTCGCAGATGGTGAAGTCGGTTTCGTGTCCGACCCCGGAAATGACCGGCACCGGGCAGGCGGCCACGGCCCGTGCCAGTGCTTCCTCGTTGAATTCCCAGAGGTCCTCCAGGCTGCCTCCTCCGCGGGCCACCACCGCAATGTCGGCCCGTGCCGCACGCCCGATGGCTTCGAGGGCATCGATGATTTCCCGGTGGGCCCCCTCCCCCTGCACCCGCACACCGTAAACCTGGATGCGGATGCGTGGGCAGCGTCGTTGGAGGACGTTGATGAAATCCCGCACCGCCGCGCCGGACGCGGAGGTGACGATGGCCACGGTGCGGGGGAACTCCGGCAGGGGGCGCTTGCGTGCTTCCTCGAAGAGTCCCTCCTCCCGAAGCTTGAGTTTCAGAGCCTCGAAGCGTTCCTGAAGGCTGCCGCGTCCCACGGGTTGCAGGCTGGTGACCCGGATTTGGTACTCCCCCCGGGGCACATAGACGGTGATCTCGCCACCGGCCACCACTTGGTCGCCGTCCTTGGGTTGGAATCGCAGGCTGCGGGCATCCCCACGGAAGAACACGGCCCGGATCTGGGATTGGGCGTCTTTGAGGGTGAAATACATGTGCCCGGAGGGCTGGCGACGGAGGTTGGATATCTCCCCCTGGACGCGGACGGTCCCGATGCCGGATTCGAGCAGGGCGCGGACGGATTCGGTCAGCTCACTGACGCTGACCGGCCCGGGCTTTGTCTCAAAGAGTTCGTCAGGCATCACGTTTCTGTGCGGGGGCGGGTCTCGCCAGGGTTCGATCTGATCGGTGGGAAGGGACTGCCGCTCTACAATAAAAAGGACGGTTTCAGCAGGCCATGCCGGAAGGGCCGGGCACCGGGGTGGGGATCTGGAAACGCTCGATCCGCCGGGCCTGGCCGCTGGCGTCGTCAATCTCGATGAAGACCCCGTCGGCCTGGCACTGGCCGGAGGTGACGGTCATGCGCACGGGCATGAGTGTGCGCGAGCGTTCCAGGATCGGTCCCTTGTCGCGGCCGATGACCCCGTCATGGCCGCCGCAGAATCCGGCGTCGGTCAGGTAGGCGGTCCCTCCGGGAAGGATCTTCTCGTCGGCCGTCTGGACATGGGTGTGGGTACCGACGACGGCCGAGACTTTCCCATCGACGGCATGACCGAAGGCGATCTTCTCGGAGGTGGTTTCGGCGTGGAAATCGATGAAGATGCAGTGGGTTTCGCCGTAAATGTCGGCCAGGAGGTCATCGATGCCTAGGAATGGGTTGTCCGCGTGGACGGGCATGAAGGTGCGGCCGAGGGCGTTGACGACGGCCAGTTTTTTTCCGTTGCCCGAGACGACGACGAAGCCCCGACCGGGGACGCCGTCCGGGAGGTTGAACGGGCGGATGAGGCGGGGTTCTTCCTCGAAGAAGGGGTAGATCTCCCGCTGGTCCCAGCAGTGGTCGCCGAGGGTGATGACATCGACCTTGGCCCGCATGATTTCGTAGGCCAGGCGCGGGGTGATGCCGTGGCCACCGGCGGAGTTCTCCCCGTTCACGATGACAAAATCCGGCTGGAACCGTTCCTTGAGAATGGGGACGGCCTGGCGCACGGCCTCACGACCGGGCTCGCCGACGACATCCCCCAGAAAAACGACGCGCATCGGAAGACGATAACCGGCGGGTGCGGGCTGCCCAGAGGATTTTGTGAAAAAAGGGGCCGGAGCTCCTATTGGCCGGTGCCGCGGAGGATGCCGGCGGGCTCGATGCGCGAGGCCCGGCGGGCCGGGATGTAAGCAGCGAGGGTGACCGAGACCAACGCGAGCACGGCAGCCATGAGATAATGGTCCATGGACCATTCGACCAGGAAGTAGCGGGTGCGCATGATGCCGGTGATGTTCACGGGAATCTTGGATATGCCGTAGGTCATGCAGGCGCCGAAAATCCATCCACCGACGATCCCCACCACCGCGACCCAGACCCCCTGCCAAAGGAAGATCATGGTGATGTCATTTTTACGAAAACCCATCGAACGAAGGATGGCGATTTCCTTGGACCTCTGCATGACGGAAATGGAGAGGACGTTGTAGATGCCGAAGCCGGAAAGAAGGATGACCATCGAAACCACCAAACCGGCGGATATGCGGAGGAGCTTGAAGATCTGCAGATTGCCCCTCTGCCTTTCCTGCCAGGAGGCGGCGCTGTGGGACAACAAATCCTCGAATGCCTCGGCCAGAGCCCCGGCCCGCATGGGGTCGCGAAGTTTCACATACATCAACGAAGTGTAGTACGGCTTGCGGAGAAGCGTCTGGGCCGAGCGCATGTGTACGAAGACATTGCGCGTGTCCATCATCCAAACGCCGGTCTCATAAATGGCATCAATGCGGTAGCGGCGGCTGGAGTGGTCCGAACCGGACAAGTAAACGTTCTGGCCGACCGAGAGGCGGAGGCGCTCGGCCAAAACCGATCCGACGCAGATTCCGGAGGGGTTGGCGCGGAAGTCATCCAGTGAACCCTTGATGATCTGGTTGCGGAATTCCGTGGTGCGGAGGTGGAGTTCGAGATCCACCCCGCGGAGGAGGACCACGTCCGAGGCAAATCCCGAACGGAGGATGGCATTGCCCTCGACAACGGGCGAACAGCCGACGACATCCGGGATATGGCTGAGCACGTCGATGATGTGATAGGCATCGGCAATGCCGGGATAGTATTTACGCTGCTGCTGGCTGGAAACCATGACCTGCTTGTTCGAATCCCCGGCGAGGATGCGGCTGTTGTAACTCTGGAAGCGGTCGGTGATGACCACGCTGCCCTCGCAACCCAGGAGGGTTTTGATGAAAAAAGCCTCGAATCCCTGTGCCTGGGCGAGGGCGGCGATGAACAATCCCACACCGACGGCCACGCCCAGAACGGTCATGCCCATGGAGCGCTTGTGGGCCCAGAGAAAGCCGGCGGCGATGTGGTAGGAAGAGGTGTTCACGGTCCGGCGAAGGTCAATTGTCCTTGACCACCACGGAACGAACGCGCACCCCTTCGGGATAGAGGTCATGGTTGGACAGGATGACGCGGTCACCCTCGTCCAAGCCCTGCAGGATCTCGGTCTTTTCCATGGTGCGGAAACCGGATTTCACCACCACCTGGCCGACAACGCCGTTCTTGATCCGGTAGACGATGTTGCCCTTGCGGATGGCACGGGTCGGGATGGTCAGGACATTGTTGTGTTCGCTGATGATGATATTCATCTCGCCCGTCATGCCCGGAAGGAGGATATCGGGCGGATCTTCCAGGCTGAAGACCACGCGGTAGGATTGATTTTCCGCCTGGGGAAGGATTTCCTTGAGCACCCCCGTCAGGTCGCGGTCGCGGTGGGAATAGAGGCGGATCTTGGCTTTCAGTCCGGGGCGCAGGTAACCGACGTCCTCCTCGTTGATCTGGGCGACGATCTGGTTGTCGGAACTGCCGATGCGGCAAAGTTCGGCCTGTGGGGGGACGAATTCACCGAGGTGGCAGTAAATGTTCAGCACCACGCCATCGAGCGGAGAAATGACCTGCATTTGATCCAATTTGGAACGGGTCTGATCGGTGGCACGGGTCAGGTTCTCCACCTCCATGTCGAGGTTCATCTGCTCCTTTTGGACGATCTCTCGCAGGCTGGTCAGTTCGTTGACCGCCTTTTCATATTCAATCGGCGCGATGTTGCCGGCATCGAGGAGTTTTTTCAACTTCTCCACCTCGATTTCCTTGTTGCGCAGTGCCGCGTTGGAGGCAGGCCCCATCTTCAGCCGGGCCTTGGCGTTATCAAGGGCCGACTGGTTGGCCTCGAACTGGCGCTGGAAGCTGTCGTCGGAAATCTGGGCCAGGACATCGCCGTTCTTGACCTTGCGACCCTCCTTGATGTTGAGCTGGGTGACCTGGCCGTATTGGCGGGTGCGGACGATCAACTGATTGACGGGCTCGACATTGACCGTTCCGTAAACCCCGGCCACCGCGGTGCCACGCCGGACCACGGCGATTTCGGCAAATTCGACGCTGTTGCGGTTGTAGAGAAAAAAGCCGAGTCCGGCCAGGGCGAGAATGACCGCCGCACCCGCCTGGTATCTCCGGGCGTTGCCTCCCTTCCAGAAACGGAGGGCGAAGGTACGGACGGCCTGGAGGGAGGACATGAGGAGGGCGATAGGAGATGCTTTCATGGGCATTGGAGGGAAGAAGACATGGGTTCAAGGACTGTCAAAGGCGGCCACCCGACCCAAGCTATGGGCGAGCGCGGCCGCATAAAGACTAATTTTGGTGCGTGCCTGGAGTTCGCGCAGTCGTGTGGCCAGCAATTCATCCTCGAGGAGACAACGGGAGAGGTACGTGATTTTTTTCTGCGACAGGTCCTGATCGCCCATGGCGCGGATGTCCTCGGGACGGGGCTGGGCGGCCAGGGTTTCGAGCGTGACCCGGGCGGTCCGGACGCCCTCGACCGAGAGGGCGATTTCCGCCGGGATGGCTTTTTCCATGGCCGCCAGTGCGGTGGCGCGGTCGACAAGGTCCGCCCGGGCGACATTTTTCTGTCCCTCGGAAATGCCCCCGTCGAAGAACATCCAGGACAGGCGCAGTTGGAAAGCGGATTGGGAATCGCCATCGCGGCGCTGGATGTTGGGCTCATTGTCGTTGCGCTGCGGATCGAAATTGCCCAAGCCGGAGGAGAAGGCCTGGAAGGCCGAAACATTGGACGCAGACAGCACCGGGAAGAGAGGCCGGGTGGAAAGCTGGAGACGGGCCTCGTCGGCTTTTTTCATGCCTTTCAACATCAAGTAGTCCGGCCGGTTCTCCATCGCTTCACGAACCAATGTCGCCACATCGAGTTCGGGCAGGGCCTCATTGCCCACCCCCCCCTCGAGCAGGCTGCCGGGCTCGAAGGCAGCCCCCAGGACGCGCTCCAATTGCTTGATGGCGGCCGCCTGGTCGGCCCCAGCCTGCACTTCAGCATCGCGGGCGAGTGAGCGTCGGACCTCAAGCCGCTGCAGGTCCGACTTGCGGATACGTCCGGCCTCAAAGAGGGAATTGCCATCCGTGATCGCCTTGCCGCAAATGACGGTCTGGGCCGCACGCAGGCGGGAGACTTCCGAGGCGGCCAGAACCTGGATGTAAGCCAGGCGGGTTTGGTACACCGCTTCCACCAACGTTGCGCGGAAATTGGCCTCGGCCTGGCCCTGCGAAAGACGGGCCAACTGGAGTTGTGGTGCCTGGGCCCGGTCGTAAAGGGTTTGCTCGATCTTGAAATAGGCGATGGCCGGGAAGGTCAGTGCCTGCGCCTGGAGGGTGGGATAAAGGATGGCGCGCAGGCCGATGGCCCGTCCCTCGGCATTCAGATACCCGGTAGATGCCGCGCGGACCTCGGGATTGTTCTGAAGCATCCGCTCCAGGCAGGCCTTCCAATCCAAGCGCACTTCTTGCGACCAAAGGGCGTTGCCGCCCCAGATCAAACCAAAGGCCAGGATAAGCCATTTGCGCCAGCTGCGGATCCTGATCATGGCGACGGTGCGGGCACTGGGGTGTCTTCCGCGGGGCTTTTCGGGGTCCGCGCGGCGGGGTCGTCCTGGAACTGAAGGGAAACGGCGTATTGCAGGTCGGACAACGCGTTCATGTAGCGCTGACGGGCCCGGACCGATTCCAAGCGCGCGGTCGACAAATCGAGGGTGGCCTGAAGCACGTCCAGCAACGTGGCATAACCGGCATCCAGTGAATTGCGGGAAAGTTTGACCGATTCCTCGGCGGTCAGGATGTTGCCCTTTTGGATCACGACCGACTCGCCAGCGGTCCGCAACCGGGCATAGGCGTCCCGGACTTCGCTCTGTACTTGGAGGGTGGTTTTGTCCAAGGAGACCCTGCGTCCCTGGAGGGCGGCTTCGGCCGAGATCGCCTTGCCCTTGCCGCTGAAGCCGTCGAAGATATTCCAAGTGCCGAGGAGTCCGAACGCGCCCGCACTGACATGGTCCCCCAATCCCGAGCCATTCTGGTCGCGACGGAGTTCGTAGCCTGCGAAGGCGTCGATGTTCGGGAGGTTGGCGGCCTTTTCCACTTTGACCTGGCGCTGGGATTTTTCGATCTCATGCCGCAGGACCTCAAGTTCCGGACGCCGGGAAAGCGCCATGGCCACCAGTTGATCCTCGGACTCCGTCACCTGGGGGCAATCCATGGCTTCCTTAAGAAGGAAAGGCGGACGGCTGGCACCGTCCCCGGGCCATTCGATTTGCAACAATTGGGACAATCGGACGCGCGAGGACAAGAGTTCGGACTGGGCCTCCAGCAGCAAGACCTGCTGGTTGGAAAGGCTGACCTGGGTGCGCAGGACGTTGAAGCGCGTGGTTTTGCCGGCATCGAAGTATTGTTTTTGACGCTGCAATTCATCGGCCAGCAGGGCCACCGTCTTCTTGCGTGCTTCAATGAGCGCTTCCTGCACCACGGCTTCGTAGACCGCGTGTTGGATGTCGCGCAACACCCGGTTGGTCACTGAGCGCATCTGGGCCAGGGCGGCGGCGTTCTCCAACTTGGAAATGGCGATTTTCTGACGGTTGGCCCCCCCCGAATACAGGCTCTGGGTGGCCATCACGGAAACCGTCCAATACTCCCGGAACTTCTGGCGCTCGGCGGAGTCCCCGTTGGCAAAGAGGTCATCGTTGCGTTCTTCAGCCCTGCCGTTGAGGGTCAATTTGGGATAAACGAGCGATTTGGCGGTGATGACCAACCCCTGGCTGCGTTCGATGTCCTGTTCCGCCCGGAGAATATCGGTATTCCGGGACAGCCCGAGTTCGAGGCAATCCTTCAGGGTATAGACCACCGTGGCGCCATTTTTGGTGGGAAGTTGCGGGATAGCCTGAAGTTGGGCCGCCAAAGGGAAGAACAGGGCAAAAACAACCCAGTTGAAGCGCTTTGCCCAAAAAAATGCTGGTCGAAGGGATAAAGACATGGCGATATTGTTGCGAATATGGCCCATCAGTAGTGTGCCAGCCAAGGATTTAATCACTACCCGACTTCTTCGCCTCCCTACCGAACGGCCCTATGCACGCACCCCAATCCCAATCCGTTGAGGGAAAACCCCTCTTGAATCGGTTCCGGGATGATCCTGACAGCCTATACCTGAGGCATTACCAGCCCTACTACCATGTGGTCGAACAGACTTCCGGTTCCGAAGTCGTGTCGAACGGCCGCAAAATGGTGATGATGTGCAGCAATGAATACCTCGGCCTGAGCCAGCACCCGCTTGTGGTCGAGTCCGCCACCCAGGCGCTGAAAACCTGGGGCACCAGTCCCTGCGGCTCCCGACTGGCCAACGGCACGCGCAGCTACCACATCGAGTTGGAGGAAGAACTGGCCGACTTCCTCGGCACCGAAGCCTGCCATGTGACTTCCGCCGGCTATCTGGCCTGCATGGCCTCGATCAGCACCCTGGTTCATCACGGCGATTCCCTTTTTGTGGACAAGAGCATCCATTCCTCGCTCGTGGACGGCAGCCTGCTGAGCCGGGCCCATCTGCGGCGGTTCCGCCACGAAAATTTGCCCGAATTGGAACAGATGTTGGCCGCCGCCCCCCCCTCGCGCGCCAAGGCCATTGTCGTCGATGGCGTCTATTCCATCGAGGGACACATCGCTTCCCTCCCCCACATCACACGCCTGGGCAACCTGTTCCAGGCCCTGGTCATCGTCGACGACGCACACGGACTCGGCGTGCTCGGGCACGAAGGCCGGGGAACGGTCAATCATTACGGGCTGGGGGCCGAGGTCGATGTCCAGGTGGGGAGCTTCTCCAAATCCCTCGCCAGCACCGGGGGGTTCATCGCGGCCAGCCGCGACACCATCAGTTACCTACGCACCCACTGCCGCCAAATCATTTTCAGTGCCGCCCTGCCCCCGGCCCAGTCCGCCGCCGCCTTGACATCCCTCCGCATCCTCCGCAGCGAGCCCGGCCACCTCGCAAAAATGAAGGACAACTGCCACTATTACCGCCAGGGGCTCGAGTCCCTCGGCATCGATTTTTGGCAGAGCGCCACGGCCGGCTTCCCGATCGTCATCGGTTCGCGCGAACGCTGCTACCGTGTCTGGCACAGCCTTTGGGAACAGGGGTTCTTCACCGTGATGGTCACCAGTCCGGGGGTGGCCGCCGGCCGGGACCTGATCCGCACCGCCATGACCGCCCAGCACAGCCGCGACCAGATCGACCGATTCCTCGCCGCCCTCGCCCGGGCCCTCGAGACGGTCCGCGATGCCGAACCCGCCGCCACGGCAGAGCCAGCCCAGATTCCAGGTTAACCGTCGAACCACTTCTTTATGTCATCCTCCGCCATCATGTCCCTGACCGCCGAACAAGAACAGGTTCTCCGGGAATCCTTCAAGCGCCACTCACCCGAAACAGTCGAATCCATCATCCGCTTCCGCAAAGAAGGTGATGCCTCCGGGGTGGTGACCGCCATCCACGGGATCATTGAAAAGTACATCACGGTCGAGGAACGCAAGAATCTGTCCGAATGCCCGGATTCCGCCCGCCTGATTGAGGATCTCGGGATCGACTCGCTCACCATGTTGGAAATCGTCATGTCGGTCGAAGAAGCCTTCAATTTCCGCATCGACGACAATGATGCGCGCAACATCCGCACCATCGGTGATGTGCGCCGCTACGTCGATGACCGCGTGCACAACCGTCCGACCCAACTGGCCGAAACCCGCATCTTCACCCGGGAGGATATCCTCGGTCATCT encodes:
- the xseA gene encoding exodeoxyribonuclease VII large subunit — protein: MPDELFETKPGPVSVSELTESVRALLESGIGTVRVQGEISNLRRQPSGHMYFTLKDAQSQIRAVFFRGDARSLRFQPKDGDQVVAGGEITVYVPRGEYQIRVTSLQPVGRGSLQERFEALKLKLREEGLFEEARKRPLPEFPRTVAIVTSASGAAVRDFINVLQRRCPRIRIQVYGVRVQGEGAHREIIDALEAIGRAARADIAVVARGGGSLEDLWEFNEEALARAVAACPVPVISGVGHETDFTICDFVADLRAPTPSAAAELLSRADADWFDDLADLREGMDRALQQRLDDEHTRLDAFRNHYVFREPVRLVHQWSQRMDEHRDRLRTALLTQHRQRSGRLAGLRQTWQVLDPLQKIARWREVLASREHQLRLLSPEATLRRGYTMVLDEKGAIVREAKRARALETLRVRFADGEVGARPFKGPSLDT
- a CDS encoding TIGR00282 family metallophosphoesterase, which produces MRVVFLGDVVGEPGREAVRQAVPILKERFQPDFVIVNGENSAGGHGITPRLAYEIMRAKVDVITLGDHCWDQREIYPFFEEEPRLIRPFNLPDGVPGRGFVVVSGNGKKLAVVNALGRTFMPVHADNPFLGIDDLLADIYGETHCIFIDFHAETTSEKIAFGHAVDGKVSAVVGTHTHVQTADEKILPGGTAYLTDAGFCGGHDGVIGRDKGPILERSRTLMPVRMTVTSGQCQADGVFIEIDDASGQARRIERFQIPTPVPGPSGMAC
- a CDS encoding FtsX-like permease family protein, which encodes MNTSSYHIAAGFLWAHKRSMGMTVLGVAVGVGLFIAALAQAQGFEAFFIKTLLGCEGSVVITDRFQSYNSRILAGDSNKQVMVSSQQQRKYYPGIADAYHIIDVLSHIPDVVGCSPVVEGNAILRSGFASDVVLLRGVDLELHLRTTEFRNQIIKGSLDDFRANPSGICVGSVLAERLRLSVGQNVYLSGSDHSSRRYRIDAIYETGVWMMDTRNVFVHMRSAQTLLRKPYYTSLMYVKLRDPMRAGALAEAFEDLLSHSAASWQERQRGNLQIFKLLRISAGLVVSMVILLSGFGIYNVLSISVMQRSKEIAILRSMGFRKNDITMIFLWQGVWVAVVGIVGGWIFGACMTYGISKIPVNITGIMRTRYFLVEWSMDHYLMAAVLALVSVTLAAYIPARRASRIEPAGILRGTGQ
- a CDS encoding efflux RND transporter periplasmic adaptor subunit; the encoded protein is MKASPIALLMSSLQAVRTFALRFWKGGNARRYQAGAAVILALAGLGFFLYNRNSVEFAEIAVVRRGTAVAGVYGTVNVEPVNQLIVRTRQYGQVTQLNIKEGRKVKNGDVLAQISDDSFQRQFEANQSALDNAKARLKMGPASNAALRNKEIEVEKLKKLLDAGNIAPIEYEKAVNELTSLREIVQKEQMNLDMEVENLTRATDQTRSKLDQMQVISPLDGVVLNIYCHLGEFVPPQAELCRIGSSDNQIVAQINEEDVGYLRPGLKAKIRLYSHRDRDLTGVLKEILPQAENQSYRVVFSLEDPPDILLPGMTGEMNIIISEHNNVLTIPTRAIRKGNIVYRIKNGVVGQVVVKSGFRTMEKTEILQGLDEGDRVILSNHDLYPEGVRVRSVVVKDN
- a CDS encoding TolC family protein; translated protein: MIRIRSWRKWLILAFGLIWGGNALWSQEVRLDWKACLERMLQNNPEVRAASTGYLNAEGRAIGLRAILYPTLQAQALTFPAIAYFKIEQTLYDRAQAPQLQLARLSQGQAEANFRATLVEAVYQTRLAYIQVLAASEVSRLRAAQTVICGKAITDGNSLFEAGRIRKSDLQRLEVRRSLARDAEVQAGADQAAAIKQLERVLGAAFEPGSLLEGGVGNEALPELDVATLVREAMENRPDYLMLKGMKKADEARLQLSTRPLFPVLSASNVSAFQAFSSGLGNFDPQRNDNEPNIQRRDGDSQSAFQLRLSWMFFDGGISEGQKNVARADLVDRATALAAMEKAIPAEIALSVEGVRTARVTLETLAAQPRPEDIRAMGDQDLSQKKITYLSRCLLEDELLATRLRELQARTKISLYAAALAHSLGRVAAFDSP
- a CDS encoding TolC family protein, with product MSLSLRPAFFWAKRFNWVVFALFFPLAAQLQAIPQLPTKNGATVVYTLKDCLELGLSRNTDILRAEQDIERSQGLVITAKSLVYPKLTLNGRAEERNDDLFANGDSAERQKFREYWTVSVMATQSLYSGGANRQKIAISKLENAAALAQMRSVTNRVLRDIQHAVYEAVVQEALIEARKKTVALLADELQRQKQYFDAGKTTRFNVLRTQVSLSNQQVLLLEAQSELLSSRVRLSQLLQIEWPGDGASRPPFLLKEAMDCPQVTESEDQLVAMALSRRPELEVLRHEIEKSQRQVKVEKAANLPNIDAFAGYELRRDQNGSGLGDHVSAGAFGLLGTWNIFDGFSGKGKAISAEAALQGRRVSLDKTTLQVQSEVRDAYARLRTAGESVVIQKGNILTAEESVKLSRNSLDAGYATLLDVLQATLDLSTARLESVRARQRYMNALSDLQYAVSLQFQDDPAARTPKSPAEDTPVPAPSP
- a CDS encoding aminotransferase class I/II-fold pyridoxal phosphate-dependent enzyme — translated: MNRFRDDPDSLYLRHYQPYYHVVEQTSGSEVVSNGRKMVMMCSNEYLGLSQHPLVVESATQALKTWGTSPCGSRLANGTRSYHIELEEELADFLGTEACHVTSAGYLACMASISTLVHHGDSLFVDKSIHSSLVDGSLLSRAHLRRFRHENLPELEQMLAAAPPSRAKAIVVDGVYSIEGHIASLPHITRLGNLFQALVIVDDAHGLGVLGHEGRGTVNHYGLGAEVDVQVGSFSKSLASTGGFIAASRDTISYLRTHCRQIIFSAALPPAQSAAALTSLRILRSEPGHLAKMKDNCHYYRQGLESLGIDFWQSATAGFPIVIGSRERCYRVWHSLWEQGFFTVMVTSPGVAAGRDLIRTAMTAQHSRDQIDRFLAALARALETVRDAEPAATAEPAQIPG